The region CCTGATGAGAAAACTGGCATATCTGAAATCAGGTGCTGGTATGACAATAGGCTTGTTGGTGTTCAAACAGCTAAAAATGAAGACCTAAATATTGTGCACTTTTAAACTTTAAACTGTGCACTTTTAAATTTTATCTAACAGGATTTTTTTGCCTCGTATTTTAAAATATATAAAAGAGACATACATCCTACTTGCTGAATGTATGCCTCTTGATAAGAATATTCTTTAATATTACTGAGTAATTTCTTCTCTCATTTTTCTGAAATTCTGAGCTGTTTTGGATAAAACCTCTTCAGGAGAAAGATTTGTTTTCATTTGCTCCAGAGAGAAAAATCCATCGAAATTATCTTCAGCCATTATTTGCATCAGTTCCTTTATTGGCATATCTCCTTCTCCAAGATGCGCATATTCCCAGTTCTTATACATATCGGGTGCATGGAATTCGTGCTTTTTCATTGGAAATGGATTTCCTTCACCAGTATATTTGGCATCTCTTGTATGCAAATGGGTTACTTTCCCTTTTATTATTGGATAAACTTCACGAGGCACATCCCCGTTTGTTATAGAGTGCGTAAAGTCCCAGTTGATTGAGAGACCGTGAGCATCTGCTCTCTGGAGAATCTCGTTAGCATTCTTCACCCTGCAAATATCATCGTGTGTCTCAAGAGAAAGGATGTCTCCGTGTTCTGCGGCAAATTTCCCGCATTCAGCTATCCCCTTTGCAATTCTATCAAAGAACCTATCTCTATTCTCTATCTTTGGTTCAGGAATAGTTCCTCCAAATACTCTGAGAAGTTTGATTCCGAGGTCCGATGCCAAAATGATATGCTGTTTGCAATTCTCAATATTTCTGCGGTATTCAGTGTCATCTGGAGAAGAATATTGAACAGAAGTAGCAAGGCAGCTTAAAATTATACCGCCATCTTTACACTTTGTCTTTACCTGTTCACGCTCGGATTTTGTGAGACTCAGCTCAACACCATGTTTATGGTTACTCTCTACCCTTGGCTCAAAGCCGTCAAAACCGTATTCTTTTGCTTTTGCAAGGATTGTATCTAAATTCCATTCTTTACAGCTAAAACTCATAAAACTGCTTTTTAACATTTGCGTTTCTCCTTTTAATAATTTTTCATAACGGATTTCATGAACTCCACACTTGCAGGAACACCTGTTGTCTCATCTTCCTCTCCCTCATATTCAAGCGCAACAAACCCATCAAATCCTGCATTCTTGATATGCTGAAGACATTTAGCGTGATCCACGTCTCCCTGTCCAACAACAGTCGGACGAAGTCCTCTTTTGTGAGCTGGATCCTTTTTAAAATCCTTGAAATGTACATACTTGCAGTATGGGGCAGCAATCTTTGTTCCTTCATCTCCTGCCTGACCGCATTGCATATAATTACCCACATCAATCGTAGCTTTCAAAAATGGGGAATTTATTTTTTCTATAACTTCTACCTGTTCTTCTCCTGTGCATGGGAGTCCGCCATGATTTTCTAAAGCCAATATAACATTGTTTTTCTCAGCAGAAGGAAGAACCAGTTCAATACCTTTTATAACCTTATCAAGTGCTTTTTTAATCTCTTCTGCATTACTTCTGTCGCTAATGCTTCCACCAAAGATTCTTGAGACAGGAGCGCCTACACCTCCTGCAACGTCCAGCCATCTTTTGACTTTTTCCACATGCTCATTAAATTCATCTTCTTCCTTATTAAAACTGTTAGACATAGAAAGGCCTGAAAGTTCAAGCGTTGTCTTTGACATAAGCGCATTTATCTGTTTTACGGCTTCTTTATATTCAGGCAAATACGCTACATGGAAATCTATGCCTTCAATTCCAAGTTTTTCAGCTTCAATAACAAATTTTCCCAGATTCCACTTTTCTTCTTTAATTCTTCTATGATAACTATAGTGACAAAGCGATTTTTTCATTGTTATTCTCCTATTGTTATTATACAGGACACATTTTATGACACTTATATATCAGCGCAATCTGTCTTCTAACGCTTTCAGGCGTTATATACAGCGGTTCACCCTGTCGAATGGTCTTATAAACATCATTATAAAAGTCAGGATTTCGTGATGTATCGCTTGGAACTTTCCATGTTTGCTCTTTCCATGGAATATCTTCTTTGTTATATGCCCGGTTTGGATCAGGTTTTGTGGAGACACTTCTATTAGGAAGTTTTTTAGGATCAAAGTATTTCCATCTAAGTTCCTTAGCATTTCCAGCCAGAGTGCCCTGGGTTCCCATTACAAGCCAGTGTTCCTGAGAATATGCGCATGCACTTGTCAGTTCAAGGTCAATCATTGGCTGCCCTTTTGCCTTTAGTATAATTTTTACATGGTCATCAGCATCTCCAAGCGTCAGTGTCCGCTCCAGATGGCAGAATACTTCTTCAGGGTCTTTTTCTCCAAATAACTGTAATAATACATCTATAGCATGCGGCGCAGTATTGTTAAGTGTTCCTCCACCAAATTTCTTCAATGTCTGCCAATCCCAGCGTCTTCCAAAACCATGCCATGTTTGTTTAATCATTACTATACGCCCCAACTTCCCTGAATCAATAATCTTCTTAATCTTTAGAAAATCAGGTGTATAACGCCTGTTTTGGAAAGGGGCCAGTATCATGCCGGTCATTTTCGCGGTTTTAAGCATCTTATCTGCGTCAGCTAAACTGGTTGCCATTGGCTTCTCACACACAACATGTTTCCCTGCTTTTAACGCTTTAATACTGCAACCTGCATGCAGATGCGAAGGAGTCGCAACAACCACAAGCTCAACATCTGGGTCTTTTATTAAGTCGTCGAAATTTGAATATATTTTACATTTAAATTCATCTTGTGCTTCTTTCTGTCTTTTCTTATCAGGGTCAGAAACTGCTACGATCTTATATTTATCCAATACTTGTCTGATCATACGAATATGGATGTCCCATCCACTCTTCCCAAGTCCAATAACACCTACGTTAATTACTTTGTTTTTTTTCTTAGCCATGTGTTTTCTCCTTATATTTTTACTTCTTCATTGTTTCTTACTGATTTATCAATTGCAAGCAACACCTTAACAGGCATTAAAAGCTCCTTATCAGTTAAGGGGTTTTCGTTACTATTGATAGTATCTATTAACTTTTTAAAAGCTTTATCATATCCATCCGAAGAATCTACTATCAGATGTCTGCTGCCTTTTTCGCAGTGAACAAGCACCTGAAACTCTCCTTTCCCTTCTCCGAGAAGATGAAGAGACACAACTTTCTCACTTTGCAAACCTGCTGTTACCCAACAGTTTTTTCCATACAATCTAGCGCTAATTGTCTTTACATCATATCCGAATCCATTAAGGAGCATTTCAACTGTGTGTATGCCGTAAAAGAATACGCCACCGTACTCACTCTTAAAATCAAAAGGGCCGCCAACCATACCTGAATGAATAGGACCTAAGTCTTCAACAGTCTGTTTAAAGAAATTCTGAAAACTGGATGTCTGCCATACACTGGACCATGAAGAAAGCCATGTGTTAGTCTGGTGGCTGAGTTCTATAAGCTCTTTTGCTTCTTCTAAGTCGCATGTTATGGGTTTATCAATAAAGGTTGGAATTTTATTTTTCAGAAATAGCTTTGCATATCTGGCATGATATTTAGCATGACGGTTCATAATAATAATTGCATCAACTTTTCCAAGCATATCCTCCGGCTTATCAACAAGTAAAGGAACCTTCCCTTGTTCCTGAACCTGTTTTACGTGCTCCAGAGTATCTCCTTCGCCCGGATATAGAGCTTCTACGAATGCACCATTCATAGTTTTCTCAACATTAAACCGCTTGCATGCCTGGTTCACATGCGAATTCTCCGTTCCGATTACACCGAATCTTATTACTTTTGTCTCCATCCCTTGCCTCCTTTTTTTATTTTTATCTTATTTTCTGAAACTCTTCCCACATTACCCAGAAGTTCTCTGCAGGGACATCTGCCTGGATATTGTGAATAGCAGAAAATACATATCCTCCATCTTTAGCAAGTATGTCAACGGATTTTTTTACATCATCCCTAACCTGCTGAGGTGTTCCATGAGGCAGAGTCTCCTGAGTATTAACTCCTCCTCCCCAGAAACAAATGGCTTTTGAGAATTCATTTTTTAATCTTTCAGCGTTCATACCTACAGCATTAGTTTGCACTGGATTCAATACATCTACACCTATATCAATAAGATCTGGAATTATTTCTGATATTGCACCACAGCTATGAAAGAAAATTTTCGCTTTAGGAGCTTTTGATTTGATAAAAGACAATAGCTTCTTTTGTCTCGGCTTTAGAATTCCCCTATACATATCAGGTGAGACCAATAAACTTTGCTGCGTCCCAAGGTCGTCGCATTCAGCAATAATATCTGCTCGCTTTCCTGCAAATGAAAGAACTCTATCCCAGTATCGCATTTTTACTTCCAGTATTTTATCAATTAAATACTCAGCCATTTTGACAGATGTAGCCAGGTCCATGTAAAAATTTTCGTAGCCTCTTATCCTGAAAGCCATTTCAAACAACCCCGCGCAATTGCGGTCAACTATCAGTGCCTTATCATCAGGTATAATCTCAAGTTCTTTTCTTAATATATCAAAGTTAACTGTCTTCTCAGGATCTGGAAAATCATATAATCTTAAATCCCCAATGGTTTTTGCATTCTGAAGAGGAGAGGCAGAGTCCTCGTTAAAGTAGAAATCTGTTTCAGTATTCATATTCCATGTTATACCCCATTCATCTTGATAGCTTATTGTTTTATCTTCTTTAGTTGTTTTTTTGTTAAGATTGTAAACGCGTGGCGGTCCAAGTCTTATAGTATCCACACCTAAATAATCAAGAACCTGTTTTGAGGGAATAACAATTTGCTGTATATCATCATGCATTATAAAATCACATGGCAGATTTCGCAATTTCATTGCATTTATGAAAGCTGTTTTTGTAATAGCTGTTACTGTTGTCCCGGACAAGTCATAGGGAATTTTATCGGGTTCAGAATGTCCAAGTGCTCTTAAAACTCGCTCCCTTGATGTCATAGCTTGATTGTACTTCCCTTTTTATTGGATTCTCGGACAGTGTCCAGCACTTTCATAAGGTTCAGCACACTTTCAGGTGTGACTGAAAAAGATTTTTCCCCATGTATTGCCTGAGCCAGTTCGAGGTAAATTACAGAAGCATCTCCGTAAATAAACTTTCCAACAGGTGTTCTCTCTATAACATCTCTCTTCTCGCTATTACCGGGAATACCCGTAACAAATTGTTGTTTCTTTTTCGGGACAACTACATAAATATATTTTTCATCTGATGTAATTGTTCCAAGTGAGCCCTGTATAAACCATCTTGGAAGCTGTTCTGCTCCGATGCCAATATTTATTTCGCCTATTATATCAGAATTTTTAAAAGCAAGAATGGTTTTAATGCTATCCTCGACATCTCCTGGATTAATGGCCTGCCAGAGTTTTCCCCATACGCTTTCCACAGGTTCATTAACCAGTTCTATAACCTGATCAATAAGATGAGGTCCCCAGTTCAGAAGATAGCCGCCTCCGAATTTGCTCTTTGTCTGCCAGTCGTCACGTACATCATAGAATAAAAAGTTTCTTTGAATGCTGAACGCCTCGCCAATTTTACCTTCAGCAATTATTTTTTTAATCTGCGTAAAATCCGTTCCCCAGCGAGATGGCTGCCATGGAGCCAGTATCCTTTTGTATTTTTTTGAGGCATCCAGCATTTTTTTTACCTGAACTGCATTAATTGCCATTGGTTTTGTAACCAGAACATGTACCCCTTTTTTCATAGCTTCAATCGCCATTGAAACGTGTTGGTCGCTTCTTGTAATGATACATGCAAGGTCTATTTTTTCTTTTTTGAACAAAGAGGATAGATTATTGTATGTGGAACATCCAAATCGCTGGTAAGCTTTTTTTTGTCTTTCCTTATCAGGGTCACATACAGCTACCACTTCATACTCAGGCAGAGCTTCAAGCGGGTCTGCATGAAGTTTACTTCCACTGCGTCCATAACCAATAATTGCTGTTCTTATAGCCATAGTCTTCTCCTTTGAATCTCCTATTCATACTTCTTCATTATCGACAGTTCGCGCGGCAAATGTATTTCATAAGATTCCCAGTTAATCCATTCTCCGCTTAAAAAGCCACTGTAATTGCTATCTTTTAAAAGCTGCATTGCTCGTTGATGATCAATATCTCCTTCGCCAATCGGGACCATAACCAACTTGCCGTCTTTCTTTGTGACTCCGTCATGGAAGTGAATATGCTTAATCCATAATTTGAGTGTCTGGAATGCTTCATCCATTGTCACTTTTTCCACACGGACAGGATGCATGATATCCCAGTTAACAGCAATTGCTGGGTGATTTACCCTCTTCATTACCTCCGCGAGATGCTTGGGATTACACCAGTGATCATGAGTTTCCAAACACACAGTTACATTCCTTTCCACAGCGTGACCAGCAACAGATTGCATGGATTTAACCAGAAGATCAATTGCTTCTTCTCTGGTGGTTCCTTCCGGAATCACGCCGCCAAATACCCTGATTACAGGAGCGCCGACATCAGCTGCCAGATCAATTGATTCATGTGTATCACTAATCATATCCTCATTGGTTGCAGGATTAGCATAGATGCAGGATGTTGCAATGCAGGAAAAAACAATACCACTTTCTTTCGACTTTTCTTTGCATTCCTTGCGGAAAGATTGGGATGAATCAAACTCAATTTTATGCCTATGGTTAGAGCTGACCCGTGGTTCAATGCCATAGTAACCATACTTTTTGGCAACTGCTATCATTTCGTCCAGATTAAGTTCAGGACACGAAAAACTCATAAAAGAAAATTTCATAATCTCTCCACTTTTTGTTGTTTTTTTACAGTTAAGTCTTTATGCTTTAAAAAACTTTTGCAATTACCTCTCTTGTAATTTTCATCCATTCACGAACTCGGTTTTGATCTCCCTCAACGGTTTCTATGTCTTTCAGCGTGATGTCAACGTGACAGTCTTTGCATGCTTCCAAGTCTTTCTTCAAAATTGAACGGATGCGGTCAGGATTAAAACCATAGCCTACCATATCAGTGGGGCTTGGACGGTAACTCAGGACATAGTCTTGCCCGATTTGCTCAGCACATTTCGCCACATTCGCAAAGGGAGAAATGGCAATGCGGCGCAGGTTTGGAATTTGACGCAGCATATTGATCTTGTGGGTAAGATCCTCGCAGCAACCATATGCCACCAACCCGAACCTTTTTAAGATTGGAAGCTGGTATTGCAACATAAACTCATTGTGCATTGCTGGAGATACAGCCGTAAATTCTTGCGCCGCCATGAATCCCCATAAGTTGCTTTGCATTACGCCATTAACATTTGCTGCTGGGTCATCAAGCTCTTCCACATAGGGCATGGACTGATTCTGGTGTGCGCAAAGACCCCAGTCTCTAGCCTCTTCAGCTTGCTTGTGTGTCCGCAAAATACCATCACTCATGAATTTCAATAATTTGTGCAGCCAGTCCGGATTATCAATCATATCCATCATAAAATGTTCAATCCCTCTTAAATGTCCCAAACTAGTTGAGATATCACCTCTCCACATGAGGTATGCGGGACCGCGGTCAACATTGATTGTAATGACATCGCCAATAGCATCCTGCAGACGATTTACATTACGAGTTGTAGCTTCCTCATCAATTTCGTGCCAGGGAGCGTGCAACTTTCCAATATCTTCCAGCTTTTTTATGGGATAGTCTATTTTGTAGGAGCCGCCTTGTTCATCTGAGAAGTTTCGTTTACCATCAATTCCAAACCCTTTACACTTTCGCGTCGCTTGTACAGTTACCCATGGCTCAAAAATAGAATCATCATTCAAAGTATCCCAGAACAAGTCGTGTCTTAAAATGTTCTCAAAGTCTCTAAGGAAGGCATCTTCGCAACAGCACTTGGATTGAGGCATTTCTCTCCATGCGAAAGCTCGTACATAAATGAGAGGATAGTTTCCTTTAAGACTGTTGTGTCGTCGCCACAGGGTACGACGCTCCTTTTGCACATCTCTATTGCAAACCTCAAGATATTGCCTGGCGAGGTCACGTAGAATAACTTTGTCATTTGAAGTCATATGACGAATGCTAGCACAATAACTGATAGCTGTCTTTAGAATAAATCACTTTTTTGTTGGATTTTTCACTGTAGCTATACTGTTTCAGAGAGAGAAGCCAGAAATTCAGATGGAGTAATTCCTTCTTTTTGCTTGAATATATAGCTAAAATAATGGGAGTCTTCATATCCGACAAGAGAAGAAACTTCAGAAATATTGTAATCTGTTTCAATAAGCAGGCGCTTTGCGTGGTTAATTCTTTTACTGGTAAGATAATCAATAGGGGATTTACCTATAATTTTCTTAAAAATATTACCAAAATATGTTTCACTTAGATTTGCTTCTCTAGCCATATCTTGCAGGGTTATATCCTTTTGATAGTTAGCTCGTATGAATTTTTCTGCTTTGATTATATTTTTGTAACTTTTTATCCGTCGGAATTGATGGCTGTCTTTTGTATTTAAATAGGTATTTAGA is a window of bacterium DNA encoding:
- a CDS encoding sugar phosphate isomerase/epimerase family protein translates to MLKSSFMSFSCKEWNLDTILAKAKEYGFDGFEPRVESNHKHGVELSLTKSEREQVKTKCKDGGIILSCLATSVQYSSPDDTEYRRNIENCKQHIILASDLGIKLLRVFGGTIPEPKIENRDRFFDRIAKGIAECGKFAAEHGDILSLETHDDICRVKNANEILQRADAHGLSINWDFTHSITNGDVPREVYPIIKGKVTHLHTRDAKYTGEGNPFPMKKHEFHAPDMYKNWEYAHLGEGDMPIKELMQIMAEDNFDGFFSLEQMKTNLSPEEVLSKTAQNFRKMREEITQ
- a CDS encoding sugar phosphate isomerase/epimerase family protein, encoding MKKSLCHYSYHRRIKEEKWNLGKFVIEAEKLGIEGIDFHVAYLPEYKEAVKQINALMSKTTLELSGLSMSNSFNKEEDEFNEHVEKVKRWLDVAGGVGAPVSRIFGGSISDRSNAEEIKKALDKVIKGIELVLPSAEKNNVILALENHGGLPCTGEEQVEVIEKINSPFLKATIDVGNYMQCGQAGDEGTKIAAPYCKYVHFKDFKKDPAHKRGLRPTVVGQGDVDHAKCLQHIKNAGFDGFVALEYEGEEDETTGVPASVEFMKSVMKNY
- a CDS encoding Gfo/Idh/MocA family oxidoreductase: MAKKKNKVINVGVIGLGKSGWDIHIRMIRQVLDKYKIVAVSDPDKKRQKEAQDEFKCKIYSNFDDLIKDPDVELVVVATPSHLHAGCSIKALKAGKHVVCEKPMATSLADADKMLKTAKMTGMILAPFQNRRYTPDFLKIKKIIDSGKLGRIVMIKQTWHGFGRRWDWQTLKKFGGGTLNNTAPHAIDVLLQLFGEKDPEEVFCHLERTLTLGDADDHVKIILKAKGQPMIDLELTSACAYSQEHWLVMGTQGTLAGNAKELRWKYFDPKKLPNRSVSTKPDPNRAYNKEDIPWKEQTWKVPSDTSRNPDFYNDVYKTIRQGEPLYITPESVRRQIALIYKCHKMCPV
- a CDS encoding Gfo/Idh/MocA family oxidoreductase, giving the protein METKVIRFGVIGTENSHVNQACKRFNVEKTMNGAFVEALYPGEGDTLEHVKQVQEQGKVPLLVDKPEDMLGKVDAIIIMNRHAKYHARYAKLFLKNKIPTFIDKPITCDLEEAKELIELSHQTNTWLSSWSSVWQTSSFQNFFKQTVEDLGPIHSGMVGGPFDFKSEYGGVFFYGIHTVEMLLNGFGYDVKTISARLYGKNCWVTAGLQSEKVVSLHLLGEGKGEFQVLVHCEKGSRHLIVDSSDGYDKAFKKLIDTINSNENPLTDKELLMPVKVLLAIDKSVRNNEEVKI
- a CDS encoding uroporphyrinogen decarboxylase family protein; protein product: MTSRERVLRALGHSEPDKIPYDLSGTTVTAITKTAFINAMKLRNLPCDFIMHDDIQQIVIPSKQVLDYLGVDTIRLGPPRVYNLNKKTTKEDKTISYQDEWGITWNMNTETDFYFNEDSASPLQNAKTIGDLRLYDFPDPEKTVNFDILRKELEIIPDDKALIVDRNCAGLFEMAFRIRGYENFYMDLATSVKMAEYLIDKILEVKMRYWDRVLSFAGKRADIIAECDDLGTQQSLLVSPDMYRGILKPRQKKLLSFIKSKAPKAKIFFHSCGAISEIIPDLIDIGVDVLNPVQTNAVGMNAERLKNEFSKAICFWGGGVNTQETLPHGTPQQVRDDVKKSVDILAKDGGYVFSAIHNIQADVPAENFWVMWEEFQKIR
- a CDS encoding Gfo/Idh/MocA family oxidoreductase translates to MAIRTAIIGYGRSGSKLHADPLEALPEYEVVAVCDPDKERQKKAYQRFGCSTYNNLSSLFKKEKIDLACIITRSDQHVSMAIEAMKKGVHVLVTKPMAINAVQVKKMLDASKKYKRILAPWQPSRWGTDFTQIKKIIAEGKIGEAFSIQRNFLFYDVRDDWQTKSKFGGGYLLNWGPHLIDQVIELVNEPVESVWGKLWQAINPGDVEDSIKTILAFKNSDIIGEINIGIGAEQLPRWFIQGSLGTITSDEKYIYVVVPKKKQQFVTGIPGNSEKRDVIERTPVGKFIYGDASVIYLELAQAIHGEKSFSVTPESVLNLMKVLDTVRESNKKGSTIKL
- a CDS encoding sugar phosphate isomerase/epimerase family protein, with the translated sequence MKFSFMSFSCPELNLDEMIAVAKKYGYYGIEPRVSSNHRHKIEFDSSQSFRKECKEKSKESGIVFSCIATSCIYANPATNEDMISDTHESIDLAADVGAPVIRVFGGVIPEGTTREEAIDLLVKSMQSVAGHAVERNVTVCLETHDHWCNPKHLAEVMKRVNHPAIAVNWDIMHPVRVEKVTMDEAFQTLKLWIKHIHFHDGVTKKDGKLVMVPIGEGDIDHQRAMQLLKDSNYSGFLSGEWINWESYEIHLPRELSIMKKYE